The DNA segment TGCCTCCTTCAATGAGAAGAATACGAGCACAGAAAGGACAAGGCATTGCGGCCCAGATGTCTCAGTTCTCCAGCTCATCTGGAAACATGTCAGTGATGAGCGATTCTGCTGCAGTTGTATTCACCTCTCGCCAAAACAATGACATAGGTTTTCACAGCTTGCCGCGGGCTGGTGCAAGAGTGTCTCTGCAGTCCCTAGACcagacacagagcagctctAGGCAGACAGAAGACGTTGCTGGCACTTTACCTCACCAGATAAGTAAGTTGCAAGTGGATGATAGTGTTGTGCATCTGAGGAATAATCCCACGACAGGCAGCCTGTCAAGGCCAAAGTCTCAAGAGGTGAGAAGCTATGACAGTGAAAAGTCTGCAAGCCCAGCATGTGTTGTCTCTCCTCACGCCACTTACTCAACAAGCATCATACCCAATGCAACACTGTCATCCTCCTCAGAAGTTATTGTTATCCACACAGCCCAGAGTGTTGGGTCATTGGATAGTAAAATTACTAGCTCCACTGCCTACCCAAAGCCGAGAGACAATCCTGTTGCCAGCAGTACAGTAAGTGGGAAAGAAGATCACCATTCTTCAAGTGGTAACTGGAGTGAGAGTAGCTCCACACGTCACTCACAGACTTCAGATACCATCCCATCTAATACCGCCGTGATGCTTTCTCTTGGtgactctgctgtctctcttagcacttctggaaatgcagaAGCTGGTTCTCAGAGCATGAGCTACAGCAGTAGGAACAATCTTGCTTTACCAAACCCTTCCCAGGACAGTGATGGTAGAAGTGAATCTAGCTATTCAGGGGAGcgagcacaagcagcagtgaaCAGCACAGAGCATTGGCTGTACAAGTCTGCAGAAAACAGTGAGACTCCTTCACTCAAGATGGTTTCTACCACACCAGGCTGTGCCACTCCTGGTAGcaacctgagcagcagcagcctggagaggacttCAGTCAGGGATGATTCTACTTCTCTGTATTCTGTGGACCACGATGGCTACTACAGCTCCATGCCTATGGACTCTGGACTGAAGTCAGACATGCCATGTAGTAGTACTAATGGATTTGGGAGTGCCAGAGACAGTGTGATAAATGTCtttgaaggaaaggagaagaaacatCAGGATGACCAGTCAGGCCAAGGTGACAAATCTCTTGCAAGAAACATCTCTctgaaaaaggcaaagaagCCGCCTTTGCCACCATCCAGAACAGACTCACTCAGAAGGGTGCCCAAGAAAAAAGCTCAGTCTAATGGACAGGTGCTTGATGAAACTCTCATTGCCACCCTCCAGCATTCTCTGCAGTTGAATCTGAAGTGCAAAAATGGCAGCTCCCCTTCCCAGAGCCCCTGCAGTGATTATGAGGATCCGTGGGTGCTGCGCTCCCGCAGCCAAAGCTCGGTTAGTGCAAGCAGCAGCATGATGTCCACCACTGCTCCAAACCTGTACTCCATCTGCACTGTCACTCCCTCTCAGAGTGAAACAAGTAGCATCAAGTCAGAGTATGCTGACCAGTGGGGTTACTACAGTGACTATGCTGCAGTGGGAGATGACCAGGTGAAATCACCAGTGACCCACTCTGCCAGTACATCATCTGCGCTCAGCGATTACAGCATCAGCCACTTCAGCGATGGCTCAAGGGCTTCTGTGCCACAAGTGCCCAGTGAACTGGCCAAACCAAAGAGCACTTCCCCAGAGAAATCCCACCGAGTCACATCGCCATCGAGTGGGTACTCCAGCCAGTCCAATACGCCCACTGCACTTACCCCAGTGCCTGTATTTTTAAAGTCTGCATCATCAGGCACCGGCAAATCTAAGCTGAAGCCTAAAGTGCCTGAAAGGAAATCTTCCCTGTTGTCTTCAGTCTCTATGTCTTCATCTTCCACTTCTCTTTCTTCAAATACATCTACTGAAGGGAGTGTGAGTGTGAAGAAACTGGACCCCACACTGAGCTCTCCTCCAGATTCAGGTGCACCTCCTCTTCCAACACCTCCTTCACATTGTCCTGAgctttctcctccccccccacctcctcctgtcACAGAAGTCATGGATCTATCACCATTACCATCCTCTCCCACATTTCCCCCGCCTCCCCCAGAAGCTGATGTAAAACCTTCCTTTGCCCAGCCTGTCCCATGGTTTCCGCAAGAAGCTTCTGTCAATTCGTTCTCTTCCCCTATTCCTTCTCCTCCTACTTTGCCCTTAGCTGTCCCACCTCCAGCACCACCTCTTGATCCCAAACTGAAAGGTGCAACAATCCCACCACAATATTCTTTTAAGAAACATAATCTGAAAGATTCTTGCCGTAGTCCAGTGAAACAGCCACTTGGCAAGCAAGACGCATCGAGACCTGTAATGCCCTTAGTGACTACCAAAGCACTGCAAATGGTGCAGCTGAGGTCTGTCAAAAAAGTGACAGAAGGTGAGCCATCACCTGAGTCTGCTTCTGAAACCACCTCTCAGGAAAAAGGTACTGTAAATTCATCATCACCATCTTCCCTGAAGCCATCTCTCTCACTAAGACTCAGTAGCAGCTTAGGTGAAGAAGTGAAAGCTGAAGGCACCTATTTTAAAGACTCAGTTCAGACACTGGCTCAAGGTTCTCCTCTCGTTCTCTCTGATAGCAAACCTGTGCTTGACAGCGATCAAAAGCCTGCAGGTGCAGTAGGTCTGAGCAAGCCTTTTGAAGCTGAAGCACTGGGGATAGCTACTGAAGATACACCTGAGTCTTCAGTGCAGAGTGAAGCCCTCCATTCTTGCATGTCACATCAGGGATCACCAGCGTCTCCTGAGAAGACTCCGGTCATATTGCCAAGCAAGAAGCCACCTCCTATTTCAAAGAAACCCAAACTGTTCCTTGTTGTACCACCTCCACAGTtagatcacagaagcatagaatcagatgTTACAGTGGAGAAAATAGCTGAAGTGAGAGAGACTGTCAGAAGCACATCGAGTCCAACTAAGAGAGACGCTGTGCTTGCACACTGTGAGGAAGCGAGAAGTTGTCTTACAGATGGACTCACTTCTAGCGAGATGGACTCTGGCAGCCTGGTTCCtgagggaggagctgctgggttcACCTTCTCTGAGACAGTGGGAGCTAATGCCTTTGTGGTACAGCCTGCTGCATCACCAgttccagaagaagccaggcaAGAGGAGCAGTCTGCTTTTGATGAAGAAAGCAGTTCAGGGAGCAGCCAAGACAGTGGCAGTAATGCTGATGGGCACCTCTCTCAAGAAAATGAAAGTGGTGAGTCTGTTTTCTCTAACTCTTCTTCAGATGCAGCAGTAGTTATTTTAGAGAGCCTGGGGAATGAGAATAGCAATCCTAGCATTCAGGTGGGCTTCTGTAGAGAAAAGAATCTCTTGTGCGAGGTAGAACTAAAAGTCTGAATAAAGTTGCAGGATCTGATTAATACTTCATGAGATCTCTTCTAATTCCTTTCTGACCACTCGTTATTGCAGACAGGGAAAGAAAATTATGTTTATTATAACATGCTATGCAAACCCGATTAGCTTGGCTAATTTTGATTTTGCAACTTAAGTAGAAACCATGCAGATTTTCTTTCAGTATTGTTCTCCACCCCTGTGAGTGAGCAAGCCTTGGCATTTTATGCACTGCGGTCTCCTAAGAAAGCATCACTCCGAAATCACTGCAATGACAAGAGTGCATTCACTCAGTCTCTCGGAGGCTTTGCCTTAGAGCAGTGAGGGCTGGTTTCAGGATTATGTGCTGTTGGGTTCCCACCACGGACTGACAATCACTGTTCATTCTTTCCACGTAGTGGAGGTGTTTGAATCGGATACAGCAAGCAGTTCATTCCTGCCAAGCAGTAGTTATGGGGAGGAGACGGATGGAGTGGCAACGCCAGCAAGACCGAGGACTACGGAGGATCTTTTTGCAGCCATTCACAGGTACTGCAGAAATTGCCCTTCTCATACTGTCAGGTCCAATAGTTCTCTCGAAAACTAATGAACATTGCTTTACTAAAACACCCAATTACAACAGCTATTGCTTTAACAGAAAGCACACGTTTCTGAACTTCCTGCTATGGCTGTATATGAAAAAGATGAGGGAAAGGACTCGTGCTTTGTTGTTGTACAGATATATTTAATCCATTCTGAACTAAAAGGATTAAATCAATGTAGATCATGTTATAAACCTCCTGCCCCTTAAAATATGAAGTTACCTCTAGTATTTATTGTACTATTCTCAATTTGCCATATTAACTCtactgttgcttttttttctgtgtacctttttgttttcattcttgttcttctccatctctttttACTCTCTCCGCTGCTTATATGGTGCAGTTTGGGACAGAGGCTCAACGCTAATGCTTCATGGCAAGCGTGGCTGAAACTGGCAAGTAACACAACATGTCAGTCATATGGCAAAGCATATGGCAAACGCTGGATTATAGTTTGCCATAATCCAGCCTGAGGTCGGGTGTTTTGTGTCAAACTGGTTCATGAATGAAATGTGCAGCACTGGCTTTATTATTGATGACATTATTCATTTCCCTGAAAAAACACAATCATCTGGAATAGGCGACTAGATTGTTGTGAATTGTGaggttgtaaaaaaaaaaggagagaaagaaaaagaagaacaaaGCTTAAAACCACAAAATGAAACACGTGCACCATTTAAACAGTACACACAGAAGACCATTACCACTCAGAACTACTGAGCTTGCATTTTAGACTAGAATCGATGTAGTGGTAGTGCCATCTCGTGGCTTTGTCTCTTCCTTCAGAATGTAGGGGGATGTCATCTCTCTGAACTGGTCACAGAATGTGCTTGCCAGCATCCTGATCCATAGTTTGCTTATCTGCATGAGTTGTGTCAGGAGAACCGAGGGAGGGGCAAAGCCTGTTGTGAGAATGTGCCTGGGAGCTGAGAAACTGCAGCACTTGGGATGCAAATGCTGGATTTTAATTTTTTGAAACAATCCTGTTTCAGATGTTACTGAAATGACATATATATGATGGTGACTTTTTGCAACTTACAGTTATTACTTAGGCCTCTAGGAGCTGTTCTAAAAATGGTCTCTTGCATTCATGTTGCATGGCAGTCCCTGAGACTGTGACAAATCTGTTCTGAGAATGGAATATTCTGGCCAGTAACCTCTGCCCATGATGCACGCAGGTAGAGAGTGGATCTCTGTGTGTATGCACATGCATCTAATTCTTGAGTTTATGGGGAAATGGACAATGGAACTGGATGTGGCATAGTTAAAACTGCTTGACACATTTGTTTTTAAGACCTTGCTTTTGCTGGCTTTAGACTTGAACCACAATTATCTTTGTTTCTTAACTGATAAACCTCTTTTGATCccatcctctcccttccccccaacCCTGGTATTCTGAAAGGCATTATTTCAGTGATTGGCTTTCAAATACATGCTTTGGAGCAAGACAAGAAATTTAGTGGCATGTGTGTTAAGGACAGGAAAAAGAACATTAATTTTTAGCCACACttttgtttgattttaaacTCTATCTGTGTCTGAAAAGCCACCAAAACCAAATTTAGTTAAGTTTATGCCATACTTCATACATGCTGAGAAAAGCTGGTTAGATGCTGACAGCAAACTGACTGCTCTGCGCTGCATTCACAGTCTTACTGAATTATTTCAAGCCAGGATAACAGAGTCTTTCCCTGCAGATCTTTGTAGTTGAACTTTGCTTCCCATGTATTGGGAATATCATTTGGGTTGTGGCAGCAGCATGACCCCAGCATTGCAGTGTTTACAGATATCCACAGCAGCCAAGACCCTCAAGAAGGGAAATCTTTTCCCCACTAACTAATTCATGCACATGTTCATGTACAGACTGGCAGAGCATCCAAGCACCAGATCCGTTGTCTGCCTACAGCACTGGCCACACAGTTAAATCTAGACAAGGTTCTTATGTTTGCAACTACTGAAGTAACCATTTTATCTTGGTGCTATCTTCTGGTGTCTATTCATCTTCAGGCTGAATGGATGTCAGTATTACAGTCCTCTTCCAGAAAGGCAGGTGGAAGCAGCTGAAAATAAACACTTGCCTTTGAGGGAGGTAATCAGAAGTGATCTGTGCATAAACTTCACCACTTAAGAAAGACAGGATCACTCTAAATTCTTGGCAGAGTTTATGGTAATGTCTGTTGCTGCCACCTATTCAGCTGATGAatcctgctgctttgttttctggtgTTTCTTCTTATGAGTAGGCTGCAACGCGTGAAGACACTTGAGCTTGCCCTGGCAAAATCTCAAGGCCTTTAAGAAAGGAGCAGCTAAAGATCATGTTAATCAGGAGCCTGTTTTACAAGGGGAAGAGTCTGTATTGAACACATGCTTCATAAACATTAATGTGGAATTACAGCATGCTAATCTTGTAACAGGTCTGCTGGCTTACTTTCAGTTTTGCCAAAATAGCATCTGTAAAATTGGCCTTTGTATAATCTTTTTGAATTAATTCTTGCTCAACCtgcacagaagcaaagcagctttccagcagataCCAGGCATCTAATATATCTTCAAGATTTCTAACGTGAAAATGGAGCAATAGAAGTTCAATTTCCACTTATTTCCAGTTCTATGATTGTCTCCTTTATTTGTTAGCCTGGCATTTTAAATTAAAGAACACTCTGCCTTATCATTTAGAAAGATAACTTTCATGTCAAGAAGTTGGTCCCTCCTTCATTTAGTTGGAGTGTCATAGTGACAAAGCACCAACAGAACTGAATGCACCTTAATAGAAGCTGAAAAACTTAGTTTTCAGTAGTAATTTAGTATTTAGACTGGGGAGAGGGTTTGGGAGGCTTTTCCTCTTTAATCACTTAATCCAGAATGGTTACATGTGCCTGCCTTTGCCTCATCTtcacttcagcagcagtgcaTTTCAGTGTCCTTTTCTAAAGGCTAGTGCACAAACCCACAGTTCTAATTATCCAGAGAGCATCAAATGAAAtggaaaaccaaaaccccagtgTACTCCAGGTGACATTTTAAATAAGTTCCCAAATTAACTGACATGTGGTGTGGAGTATGATGCAGTTGAATACTGACTTCAGAAAACCTAAGTCACTAAATTTCCTGAATAAAATCAATATTGGCAGCTTTAGTAGTTTGTTTGTTCCAGATTTGCAGAAAAAGAACAATAAACTCGGCTTATACTGCAAACACCACAGTAACGCCTGTACTCTTTTGGAGGTGTTCTTACTCAGGCTTTATACTTAGGTTACTTCTCCCATACCTCTCTGTCTGCTTTGGCTTAATTCATTGTCATCCTTCTAAGCTGAGTTCTAGCTAAGGGTGGTTTAAagtttcattttttttgtttggctctCTCTCTTTTGGTTTTTCATACTCAGATCCAAAAGGAAAGTCCTCGGCCGTAAAGACTCTGAAGATGACCGTACCCGCAACCATTCTCCGTCCCCCCCCGTAACTCCCACTGGTGCTTCCCCAACCTTAGCTACCCTCAAACAAGCTGGATCAATTCAGAGAAGCGTTCGCAAGAGCAGCACCAGCAATGACAACTTCAAAGCCCTGCTGCTGAAGAAGGGGAGCCGCTGTGATACCAGTTCCCGCATGTCTGCTGCAGAGATGTTGAAGAACACAGACCCACGGTTCCACCGGACAAAGACAGATGCCTCCTCCTCTGACCTTCCcgacagctctgccagctgctcacCCAGCAAGAGCAAGCGGGCACAGGAAGAGTGGGCTAAGAGTGAGGGCCTGATGCCAAGGAGCATGTCCTTTTCTGGCACTAGGTACGGCCGGTCACGAACAcccccctctgctgccagcagcaagtACAATGTCCGCAACCGCATCCAGAGCAGCCCCATGACCGTCATTAGTGAAGGAgatggggaagtggtggaacaGTCAGAGGGCAGGGTCCGAAGGACTTTGGAAGAGCAGCAAGAGAGACAGCTTGATATGTTTACCAGTGATGAAATGGACTTAAATGACTTTCCATATGCTGAGGAGGcaggctgcaaggagaccttggatGCAACCCATCTAGATTTAACGACTCAACCAGGTGCTTCAAGGAAGTATCTAAGCCATTCAGCTGAAGAAAGTTAAAAGGCACTGGATATTAGTCTAGAAAATGATGGAGGACTAGATTCCAGGAGAAAGCCCAGACCAGGAGACGTTTGCTTTGCTAAGCATTTATTCCATGaactgcatgtgtgtgtctaaATGCTAAAGCAACAATAGTGCTgcatggctggggaggggtgggggaggactTGCTATGAACCAGCGGTCTGTGGCTTAAAGAAAGTGAACAGTTGAACTTTTTGTGTAAAGCCTTAGAAGTCCTCTTGGGGTGGGAGGGGAGTTTTCTCAGAGCCTGTAGGGGTGTgaagtttttctttttcttgagaCTGCATTTGTGCAAGCAAATTTAGGAATAAGCCTGAAAAGGAGGACTGGAAAGGCTTCTGTGGTACAAGGTGGACATTTGCTTCAAAAGCATTGTAGTGGTGCAACACAGTTAGGGAGAGAGAGGCATGATGAGAAACACTGACCTATGAGAAGGTAGTGGGGTTGGTGCTGGGGGTTTTGTGGCTTATTACTGGAGTATGCCTCGGTGTCCAATGAAGCGTGTCCTGCTAAAGCAGTGAGGTCATCACTGAGGTCCTGAACTGGGTCCACggtactttttcttttttcctaagGGAAAATGAAATAGGAGTTAATATGGAAAAGGGAGCCAAGCTTTatagcacactgctggctgctgtgcagccaTGCACGGGCACGTGGTGAAACGCTCATTTCCAAGTGAATTAGCTTCCTTGACTAGAGTATTCCCTTAGAGAACTGGAAGAACTGGGTGTGCGCGCAGAGGACGCGAGCAGACGGAAGGGAGATGGAAGAGGAATTAAGCAGTGTACTGCCAGAGCTTGGAAGGCTCATGTTTCTGAATTAGAAAGCAAAATTCAGTTTTGAGAACTTGCACTATGGAGCTGTAGGTGAAGCCTGCCTTTCAGAACTGAGAGTTGGGAGTTGTATTTTGCCAGAAGTCTGTCTTCCATTTGCCAGAATGAGAAGATGATTACTTTCATCACTTGAAATACACATCCTTGCTAACTTTTGGTTACCAAAGAGTAAGTTACAGTTACTTTCCTTTTTGATTTGCCTGCAGTATTTCTCttcttatattttttttttttaaaccttaaTAACATAgcgaggtttggggtttttttaattgtacATTTTACAGATAACAAAGACACCTAACGGTTTTCCAATTGTAAAGAAGACCATTAATTGAAATTTAAATATTGGCTGGAGTTTTTTAGGTTCTTGGTAGGAAAGAAACTTTGGATTTTTAAGGAGAGCTTTGCATCGTTTGATGGCGTGCGCAGTTCTTTTGTATTGTTTGTAAATATTGAAGGTTGTTCAAATCTTTTGATCTCCTTACCCTAGAATTTATACATTTTTAGACtgctttgaagaagaaaaagcactctttgTAGATTATTTATTTTAGAGAAATATGCTTGTAATCTCTTTCTTCAATCCTTTACTTGTTAGTAATGTAAATTTCAGGGGCCTTCTTTAACTCTTCCCTTCACCAGAGGGGAATAGTGATGAAAATGCTGTGACTTTGCTTCAATAAAGAAAAAGGCTGCCAGTTGCCATATTGTCTTTGGAGTTGGTTAAAATCTCCTTCAAAAGATGTGTCCCACAGCATATGGCAACCCACTGAATGCCATAAACCATGCCTCCAGCTACTAATCTCAGTTTTCACTACAAGATTTACTAATTTACAACTAAAGTGTACTTACACATCCATCCCATTTTGGCATCTTAGTGCTGAAACTAGAAAACCTGAAATGTAATCCTAAGCTTTTTCCCCAGTATTGTTTGTGAGTCTTTCTACTACTTCTCTTacttgcagcctgtcccaggagaCTAAAATTTTTGGAGAAGCAGATTATAGCAGAATGAGAAGTGAAATAAAGTGGAAAAAGTGAACCAAGCTGCACTGACTGGAACAAGGGTGAGATTAACAGGTGCACAGCAAACTTTGTAGCGTTTTTGCATGTTAAGTATATTTAAAGAACCGTTGGAGATTTTTGATAAACTAATCGGATAAAGTAGATCGTTTCATGTTTACTGATGCTGATCTGAAGTACa comes from the Pogoniulus pusillus isolate bPogPus1 chromosome 31, bPogPus1.pri, whole genome shotgun sequence genome and includes:
- the LOC135189282 gene encoding NHS-like protein 1 isoform X4, whose product is MVVFINTKLKSLMKFFKRKTVSNLDEESRWTVHYTAPWHQQENVFLPSSRPPCVEDLHRQAKLNLKSVLRECDKLRRDGYRSSQYYSQGPTFSSSSSAICGSYQDDYEEIEQKCPVSSPEEEKLISIKRPKTPVSDELSDINTQTNWTKSLPLPTPEEKMRQQAQAVQTDLVPINVTGENFDRQASIRRSLIYTDTVVRRPKKVKRRKTITGIPDNIQKELAVGTGQSDFRGHSMYVPDHCSTLGRLDSYRSAMQRSETKDTSCQTEEVKVVPPSMRRIRAQKGQGIAAQMSQFSSSSGNMSVMSDSAAVVFTSRQNNDIGFHSLPRAGARVSLQSLDQTQSSSRQTEDVAGTLPHQISKLQVDDSVVHLRNNPTTGSLSRPKSQEVRSYDSEKSASPACVVSPHATYSTSIIPNATLSSSSEVIVIHTAQSVGSLDSKITSSTAYPKPRDNPVASSTVSGKEDHHSSSGNWSESSSTRHSQTSDTIPSNTAVMLSLGDSAVSLSTSGNAEAGSQSMSYSSRNNLALPNPSQDSDGRSESSYSGERAQAAVNSTEHWLYKSAENSETPSLKMVSTTPGCATPGSNLSSSSLERTSVRDDSTSLYSVDHDGYYSSMPMDSGLKSDMPCSSTNGFGSARDSVINVFEGKEKKHQDDQSGQGDKSLARNISLKKAKKPPLPPSRTDSLRRVPKKKAQSNGQVLDETLIATLQHSLQLNLKCKNGSSPSQSPCSDYEDPWVLRSRSQSSVSASSSMMSTTAPNLYSICTVTPSQSETSSIKSEYADQWGYYSDYAAVGDDQVKSPVTHSASTSSALSDYSISHFSDGSRASVPQVPSELAKPKSTSPEKSHRVTSPSSGYSSQSNTPTALTPVPVFLKSASSGTGKSKLKPKVPERKSSLLSSVSMSSSSTSLSSNTSTEGSVSVKKLDPTLSSPPDSGAPPLPTPPSHCPELSPPPPPPPVTEVMDLSPLPSSPTFPPPPPEADVKPSFAQPVPWFPQEASVNSFSSPIPSPPTLPLAVPPPAPPLDPKLKGATIPPQYSFKKHNLKDSCRSPVKQPLGKQDASRPVMPLVTTKALQMVQLRSVKKVTEGEPSPESASETTSQEKGTVNSSSPSSLKPSLSLRLSSSLGEEVKAEGTYFKDSVQTLAQGSPLVLSDSKPVLDSDQKPAGAVGLSKPFEAEALGIATEDTPESSVQSEALHSCMSHQGSPASPEKTPVILPSKKPPPISKKPKLFLVVPPPQLDHRSIESDVTVEKIAEVRETVRSTSSPTKRDAVLAHCEEARSCLTDGLTSSEMDSGSLVPEGGAAGFTFSETVGANAFVVQPAASPVPEEARQEEQSAFDEESSSGSSQDSGSNADGHLSQENESVEVFESDTASSSFLPSSSYGEETDGVATPARPRTTEDLFAAIHRSKRKVLGRKDSEDDRTRNHSPSPPVTPTGASPTLATLKQAGSIQRSVRKSSTSNDNFKALLLKKGSRCDTSSRMSAAEMLKNTDPRFHRTKTDASSSDLPDSSASCSPSKSKRAQEEWAKSEGLMPRSMSFSGTRYGRSRTPPSAASSKYNVRNRIQSSPMTVISEGDGEVVEQSEGRVRRTLEEQQERQLDMFTSDEMDLNDFPYAEEAGCKETLDATHLDLTTQPGASRKYLSHSAEES